In the genome of Granulibacter bethesdensis CGDNIH1, one region contains:
- a CDS encoding alpha/beta fold hydrolase codes for MKDDTSSTIIGRKTVGNGQQKVIMLHDWHGDHTLYTPILPYLDGNTFHYAFADLPGYGLSRGHAGPASIQQTASAIIALADELDWPRFHIVGHSLSAMIAQYLAVLVPNRIDSLTAVCPIPASGSLASDDALAFFASTARDDDAFRRLIGYLSGQLSKGWTEAKRIRSRLASSPEVKMQYFGLFRTDFSQRLLGSTTKVNLILGDHDPGLDEATVAPLFRQWFDDLTVETIVNCGHYPMEEAPPYFATTLERLLKGTIGSL; via the coding sequence ATGAAAGACGATACAAGCTCTACGATCATCGGCCGCAAAACAGTTGGCAATGGTCAACAGAAGGTCATCATGCTGCATGACTGGCATGGAGACCACACCTTATATACCCCCATCTTGCCGTACCTCGACGGCAATACGTTTCATTACGCCTTCGCTGATCTTCCAGGCTACGGATTGTCTCGCGGTCACGCCGGTCCAGCCAGCATTCAACAGACTGCATCGGCTATTATCGCCTTGGCCGATGAACTCGATTGGCCGCGATTCCATATCGTAGGGCATTCCCTGTCCGCGATGATTGCGCAATACCTTGCGGTATTGGTACCAAACCGCATCGACAGCCTGACTGCTGTCTGTCCAATCCCAGCCAGCGGTTCACTGGCCAGTGACGACGCTCTAGCGTTTTTCGCTTCTACTGCCCGGGACGACGACGCATTTCGCAGGTTGATTGGTTATTTGTCGGGCCAGTTATCGAAGGGGTGGACGGAAGCGAAACGGATTCGGAGCCGCCTTGCCTCCTCGCCCGAGGTGAAGATGCAGTATTTCGGGTTGTTCCGAACGGACTTCTCCCAACGGCTTCTGGGTTCGACTACAAAAGTCAACCTTATCCTAGGGGACCATGATCCAGGTTTGGATGAGGCGACCGTCGCGCCTCTATTTCGACAATGGTTTGACGATCTGACCGTGGAAACCATTGTTAATTGTGGCCACTACCCAATGGAGGAGGCACCTCCGTACTTCGCAACTACGCTTGAACGCCTTCTGAAGGGGACGATCGGGTCTCTATGA
- a CDS encoding IS5 family transposase has protein sequence MWTDITRAQHARSELALPTDLTDAEWRVLEPFFPPPRWWAARVNGRCAGSSRRSFICFVAGCRGGLPWRMLPPCFPPVSTVRRWFYLWRDSGLLLTINHMLLMIVRELQGREASPSAGVIDSQSVKTTESGGPRGYDAGKKIKGRKRHILTDTQGYLVHAVVHGADIQDRDGAPLVLSAIVQHFPWLRHVFADGGYAGDKLKDALRAVSKWTIEIVKRSDIAKRFEVLPRRWVVERTLAWLNHNRRLAKDFESTIASATAWLFIASV, from the coding sequence ATGTGGACCGATATCACTCGCGCGCAGCATGCGCGAAGCGAGCTGGCTTTGCCAACGGATTTGACGGATGCGGAGTGGCGGGTCCTGGAGCCGTTCTTCCCACCCCCTCGCTGGTGGGCCGCCCGCGTAAATGGCCGATGCGCCGGATCGTCGAGGCGATCCTTTATCTGCTTCGTGGCGGGCTGCCGTGGCGGGCTGCCGTGGCGGATGCTGCCGCCGTGCTTCCCACCGGTGTCCACCGTTCGACGCTGGTTCTATCTGTGGCGCGACAGCGGCTTGTTGCTGACGATCAACCACATGCTGCTCATGATCGTGCGGGAACTCCAGGGGCGCGAGGCTTCGCCCAGCGCCGGCGTCATCGATAGTCAGAGCGTGAAAACCACGGAATCCGGCGGCCCACGCGGCTACGATGCGGGTAAGAAGATCAAGGGGCGCAAGCGCCACATTCTCACTGATACCCAGGGTTACCTCGTCCATGCCGTCGTCCACGGGGCCGATATTCAGGACCGCGACGGTGCTCCGCTGGTGCTCTCTGCCATCGTCCAGCACTTCCCCTGGCTCCGGCACGTATTTGCCGATGGCGGCTACGCAGGCGACAAACTCAAGGATGCACTGCGCGCCGTGAGCAAATGGACCATCGAGATCGTCAAGCGATCCGACATCGCCAAGCGCTTCGAGGTTCTACCACGCCGGTGGGTCGTCGAACGAACACTCGCATGGCTCAACCACAATCGCCGTCTCGCCAAAGACTTTGAAAGCACCATCGCTTCCGCCACCGCTTGGCTGTTCATTGCCTCCGTCTAG
- a CDS encoding LysR substrate-binding domain-containing protein encodes MRRKIPSNSALMAFEASARHGSFARAADELALTEGAISRQIGRLEAFLGVTLFERVGNRVRLLPSGERYAAQVRESLDRLERDSQYLMGQPKDGASIDIATIPTFATRWLIPRLGGFQERHPNIIVHLAERMEPFVLAGSGFDAAIHFEHPAWTGMRMHRLLHETLVPVCHPALLDKAADAASLDRLPRLHRRQNPDAWQRYAQESGITLTNPTIGPCYDLHIMLIGAALAGLGVALVPRLYVETELAEGRLIAPWPEGQSISKTFSLILPEPVRLSDGPIQAFADWLLSEVHALPRAG; translated from the coding sequence ATGCGCCGTAAAATTCCCAGCAATTCAGCGCTCATGGCATTCGAGGCATCGGCGCGTCACGGCAGTTTTGCACGCGCAGCCGACGAGCTGGCATTGACCGAAGGAGCAATCAGCCGCCAGATCGGTCGGCTGGAGGCTTTCCTCGGCGTGACGCTGTTCGAACGCGTCGGAAACCGCGTCAGGCTTCTGCCGAGCGGGGAACGGTATGCCGCCCAGGTTCGCGAGTCTCTCGACCGGCTGGAGCGTGACAGCCAGTATCTGATGGGGCAGCCCAAGGATGGCGCCAGCATCGATATCGCCACGATCCCGACTTTCGCCACGCGATGGCTCATTCCCCGCCTTGGAGGATTTCAGGAGCGCCATCCCAACATCATTGTGCATCTTGCCGAACGAATGGAACCATTCGTGCTCGCCGGAAGCGGCTTCGATGCCGCGATCCATTTCGAGCATCCCGCGTGGACTGGTATGAGAATGCACCGGTTGCTGCACGAGACGCTGGTGCCCGTCTGTCATCCGGCCCTTCTCGACAAAGCCGCAGACGCGGCGTCGCTCGACCGCCTGCCACGTCTGCACCGTCGCCAGAACCCGGATGCCTGGCAGCGTTATGCTCAGGAAAGCGGAATCACGCTGACCAATCCCACGATCGGCCCATGCTACGATCTCCACATCATGCTGATTGGGGCCGCACTTGCGGGACTTGGCGTCGCGCTGGTGCCGCGCCTCTATGTCGAGACGGAATTGGCGGAAGGTCGTCTGATCGCGCCGTGGCCCGAAGGTCAGTCGATCTCCAAGACCTTCAGCCTGATCCTCCCAGAGCCGGTCCGGTTGAGTGACGGTCCGATACAGGCTTTTGCGGATTGGCTGCTTTCGGAAGTGCACGCTCTGCCCCGCGCCGGCTGA
- a CDS encoding MBL fold metallo-hydrolase — protein MTMTDFPSQTVGDLTLTAISDGYLHASFGLLSNIDADDASQMQENAGIQDHTAIHINCYLVRGGGRTVLIDAGAGGFKQWGGRLKDNLAQAGIQPAAIDAILLTHAHPDHVGGLLDPTGEAAFPNAELIVSQQEAAFWQDDGNLSHAPERAHGNFIFARQAFAAYRSRLRMFETGDVLPGMTAVPLPGHTAGHTGYRLESGGQNLLVWGDIVHFPQIQIRRPDVSIAFDQDTHLAAATRSRLLDMVSSERLLIAGMHLGELGFARIERTGGNYHVAYEERARHSPHA, from the coding sequence ATGACGATGACCGATTTTCCCAGCCAGACGGTTGGCGACCTGACGCTCACAGCCATCAGTGACGGCTATCTACACGCCAGTTTCGGCCTACTCTCGAATATCGATGCTGACGATGCCTCTCAAATGCAGGAAAATGCGGGGATACAGGATCACACCGCTATCCACATCAACTGCTATCTGGTGCGCGGAGGCGGTCGCACGGTCCTGATCGATGCCGGCGCGGGCGGTTTCAAACAATGGGGCGGCCGGCTGAAGGACAACCTCGCCCAGGCGGGCATCCAGCCTGCTGCTATTGACGCCATCCTGTTGACGCACGCCCATCCAGACCATGTCGGTGGACTGCTCGACCCCACAGGCGAAGCCGCATTCCCGAACGCCGAGCTCATCGTGTCTCAACAGGAAGCCGCGTTCTGGCAGGATGACGGTAATCTGAGCCACGCGCCCGAGCGAGCCCATGGCAACTTCATCTTCGCCCGTCAGGCGTTTGCCGCTTATCGTAGCAGGTTGCGCATGTTCGAGACCGGAGACGTGCTTCCCGGCATGACGGCAGTTCCGCTCCCTGGCCATACGGCAGGACATACCGGCTACCGCCTTGAGTCCGGTGGCCAGAACCTGTTGGTCTGGGGCGACATAGTCCATTTCCCTCAGATCCAGATCCGCCGGCCGGATGTGTCGATCGCGTTCGATCAGGATACACATCTCGCCGCAGCGACGCGATCGAGATTGCTGGATATGGTCAGTTCGGAACGGCTTCTGATCGCCGGGATGCATCTTGGTGAGCTCGGTTTCGCGCGCATCGAGCGAACGGGGGGAAATTACCACGTCGCCTATGAGGAACGAGCACGGCATTCTCCACATGCGTGA
- a CDS encoding DUF4180 domain-containing protein, with product MSDVITILGNIRVLSFDLNGPQISTEADINGLIGTAFGERADLVALPAARLTQNFFELRTGFAGLLVQKFVNYQLRLAVLGDISSACARSRALKEFVYESNQGSSCWFLGDLEDLGRKLVSRS from the coding sequence ATGAGCGACGTCATTACAATCCTGGGCAATATACGTGTACTCTCCTTTGACTTGAATGGTCCGCAAATTTCTACAGAGGCTGACATCAACGGCCTCATCGGAACCGCTTTTGGCGAAAGAGCCGATCTGGTCGCATTGCCAGCAGCGCGACTGACGCAGAATTTCTTCGAGCTGCGAACGGGATTTGCGGGGCTGCTCGTGCAGAAATTCGTCAATTACCAACTGCGCCTGGCAGTCCTCGGCGACATTTCAAGTGCATGTGCGCGAAGCAGAGCGCTGAAGGAATTCGTGTATGAATCAAATCAGGGATCTTCGTGCTGGTTTCTGGGCGATCTGGAGGACTTAGGTAGGAAGTTGGTCTCACGTTCCTAA
- a CDS encoding SAM-dependent methyltransferase produces MTFTIEPIAYVRGGRSDPIDDDWGSSRTTIELDATQVGADALAGLDAFSHAEIIFLFDRVPEEKIERGARHPRGRDDWPLTGILAQRGKNRPNRLGVTVCRVLSVEESQLRVEGLDAIDGTPVIDIKPVMREFLPRGEVRQPEWVSELMAAYW; encoded by the coding sequence ATGACGTTCACTATAGAACCCATAGCGTATGTACGAGGCGGGCGGTCCGATCCGATTGACGACGATTGGGGAAGCAGCCGCACCACAATTGAGTTGGACGCAACACAGGTCGGAGCCGATGCGCTGGCGGGGCTGGATGCATTTAGCCACGCTGAGATTATCTTTCTGTTCGACCGTGTGCCCGAAGAGAAGATCGAGCGAGGCGCACGTCATCCAAGAGGCCGTGACGACTGGCCGCTGACAGGTATCCTCGCGCAACGAGGAAAGAACCGTCCCAATCGGCTCGGTGTGACCGTCTGTCGCGTGCTGAGCGTCGAAGAATCCCAGTTGCGCGTCGAGGGGCTAGACGCGATCGATGGAACGCCTGTCATCGACATCAAGCCGGTAATGCGCGAGTTTCTACCTCGCGGCGAGGTTCGACAGCCGGAATGGGTTTCCGAACTGATGGCCGCTTACTGGTAA
- the bla gene encoding class A beta-lactamase: MTPLIALPWLLGHGARADNGRSIVEDRLRELEIRSGGHLGVAVLDTATGQVIGNRLDERFALCSTFKALAIAFTLARVDRGEEKLDRRVFFGKKDLVMPFKATKPHLADGMTVEQLCEAAAIVSDSTAANLLMASFGGPSALTAYLRSIGDQTTRIDKTELALNIVKSGETHDTTSPRAMVGTLQRIVLGSALSPTSRAHLTEWMMASRDAAAQRLRAGLPAGWRIANKPGTWEGISTNDIGVLFPPNRPPIVVAAYLGEARGSVAEQEAVLVDVARIVTRNV; this comes from the coding sequence TTGACCCCACTCATTGCATTGCCTTGGTTGTTAGGGCATGGCGCGCGCGCAGATAACGGCCGAAGCATCGTCGAAGACCGGCTCCGGGAACTCGAAATCCGTAGTGGTGGTCATCTTGGCGTGGCGGTCCTGGACACCGCGACCGGTCAGGTAATTGGGAACCGTCTCGATGAACGCTTCGCTCTGTGCAGCACGTTCAAGGCTCTGGCTATCGCGTTCACGCTCGCACGCGTTGATCGCGGAGAAGAGAAGCTGGATCGAAGAGTCTTCTTCGGCAAAAAGGATCTGGTTATGCCTTTCAAGGCGACTAAACCGCACCTTGCTGACGGCATGACAGTTGAGCAACTCTGCGAAGCGGCAGCAATTGTCAGCGACAGCACCGCGGCAAATCTACTGATGGCCAGCTTCGGCGGACCTTCTGCATTGACCGCCTATCTGCGCTCAATAGGTGATCAAACGACCCGTATCGACAAGACCGAACTGGCTCTCAATATCGTCAAGTCCGGAGAGACGCACGACACGACTTCGCCGCGCGCGATGGTGGGCACACTGCAACGCATCGTGCTCGGCTCCGCTCTGTCGCCGACGTCGCGGGCGCACCTGACCGAGTGGATGATGGCGTCCAGGGATGCGGCCGCACAACGCCTGCGGGCTGGTTTACCGGCTGGGTGGCGGATCGCGAACAAACCCGGGACCTGGGAAGGAATATCGACCAACGATATCGGCGTGCTCTTCCCGCCCAATCGTCCTCCGATCGTCGTCGCGGCCTATCTGGGCGAGGCACGTGGCTCAGTGGCGGAGCAGGAAGCCGTTTTGGTCGACGTAGCACGCATCGTTACGAGAAACGTATAA
- a CDS encoding sugar ABC transporter encodes MMIYTVECSFADPHSEAEWNAFYSLDKLPALISVSGFHTSQRFKALIGGCPVYLALHSIDGLDILTGEEYSQKGGGNFARWQQHITDWHRNLYEGIERAPAVDETEYLVLSTTGPQPLSELGLTPFAMRAVAMDKFPEHRWLAKAGRDMIGDIGHLPDDVHVYAPMTPQLTNGDDVASASAR; translated from the coding sequence ATGATGATCTATACGGTTGAATGCAGCTTTGCTGATCCGCACAGCGAAGCGGAATGGAACGCGTTTTACAGCCTGGACAAGTTGCCTGCCCTGATTTCGGTCAGTGGCTTTCACACCTCACAGCGTTTCAAAGCGTTGATCGGCGGCTGTCCCGTCTATCTCGCTCTCCATTCGATCGATGGCCTCGATATTCTGACCGGCGAAGAATATAGCCAGAAGGGCGGCGGCAACTTCGCCCGCTGGCAACAACACATCACCGATTGGCACCGGAACCTATACGAGGGCATCGAACGCGCCCCGGCCGTCGACGAAACCGAATATCTTGTGCTGAGCACAACAGGTCCTCAGCCGCTGAGCGAATTGGGCCTGACGCCTTTTGCGATGCGCGCGGTCGCCATGGACAAGTTCCCGGAACATCGTTGGCTCGCGAAAGCGGGTCGCGACATGATCGGAGATATTGGACATCTGCCAGACGATGTTCACGTCTATGCGCCGATGACGCCGCAATTGACGAACGGCGATGACGTCGCCTCCGCAAGCGCGCGGTGA
- a CDS encoding alpha/beta fold hydrolase, which translates to MLTVSKLVDQYRTVLGLWPVPADHLLVDTREGATFVVACGPKDAPPLVLLHGALTNSAIWMFDAELWSQSFRVYAVDVIGEPGLSSAQHPSVGGGGYAAWLDDVLAGLELTSAAFAGVSFGGWLALDYAVRRPHRVDRLALLCPAGIGRQKSFFLKALPLLLLGSWGKAKVRAMVMGPQPQAFADRARPLMDLVSSIHSKVRPRSIRIPLVSDADLSSLKMPVLIIIGGRDALINSNETRRRVESTMPNAQLHYLEHAFHHLPNQRETILNFLRDKQIGRIP; encoded by the coding sequence ATGTTGACAGTGAGCAAGCTCGTTGATCAGTATCGGACCGTTCTTGGTCTATGGCCGGTCCCTGCCGATCACCTCTTGGTCGATACACGAGAGGGCGCCACTTTTGTCGTCGCCTGTGGCCCCAAGGATGCGCCCCCGCTCGTCCTCCTGCATGGAGCGCTGACCAATTCGGCGATCTGGATGTTCGATGCTGAACTCTGGTCGCAGTCATTTCGTGTCTATGCCGTCGATGTGATCGGGGAGCCGGGACTGAGTTCGGCCCAACATCCTTCCGTGGGGGGTGGTGGGTATGCGGCGTGGCTCGACGACGTGCTTGCCGGGCTGGAGCTGACAAGCGCCGCCTTTGCCGGCGTTTCGTTCGGAGGGTGGCTTGCACTGGATTACGCGGTCCGCCGTCCACATCGTGTCGATCGTCTTGCGCTGCTTTGTCCTGCAGGAATCGGCCGCCAGAAGTCGTTCTTCCTAAAAGCCTTGCCGCTTCTGCTGCTCGGGTCCTGGGGAAAGGCTAAGGTTCGCGCTATGGTCATGGGGCCGCAGCCGCAAGCGTTCGCCGACAGGGCGCGACCTTTGATGGATCTCGTCTCCAGCATCCATTCGAAAGTCCGCCCACGGTCGATTAGGATTCCGCTTGTCTCAGATGCAGATCTCAGCAGCCTGAAGATGCCGGTCCTCATCATTATTGGGGGACGGGATGCTCTCATCAATTCCAACGAAACCAGGCGCCGGGTGGAGAGCACTATGCCGAACGCCCAACTCCATTATCTGGAACACGCCTTTCATCACCTTCCCAATCAGCGGGAAACCATCTTAAATTTTCTTCGGGACAAGCAAATCGGACGCATTCCATGA